In a single window of the Melioribacteraceae bacterium genome:
- a CDS encoding WYL domain-containing transcriptional regulator: MKDLKVKVKRQTEILGLVLANPGKYQLYDLEEMYGVNDLTIKRDLQELRSMGIDIHSEGKKGISVFSKVSNEILRGIIPQYIGIAVNRNSYDQATNLFISKLGANSVSVLTQLQMCIDQSISIKISYQKPEAKVIDERNLDPYCIFQGDKHWRLLASHNGSVKQFLLNNIKSIERLEKKFKPISQKKIDEIFGTSFKCWLGNERYTVRLKFLPPWPDRMKPKQLMGMEKITEEADGSIIYETVVNSLNEISAWIVSRGEGVVVLEPESLKNIVINTAKDVLKNYSK, translated from the coding sequence ATGAAAGACTTAAAAGTTAAGGTTAAAAGACAGACTGAAATTCTGGGGTTAGTCCTAGCAAATCCTGGTAAATATCAATTGTATGATCTTGAAGAAATGTATGGAGTTAATGATCTCACCATTAAAAGGGATCTCCAAGAACTGCGTTCAATGGGAATTGATATTCATTCAGAAGGTAAAAAAGGAATATCAGTTTTTTCAAAAGTATCAAATGAAATCCTCCGCGGTATTATTCCCCAATATATCGGTATTGCCGTAAACCGAAACTCATACGATCAAGCTACAAATCTTTTTATAAGTAAATTGGGAGCCAATTCAGTCTCAGTTTTAACTCAATTACAGATGTGCATTGACCAAAGCATTTCAATCAAGATTTCATACCAAAAACCGGAAGCAAAAGTTATAGATGAAAGAAACCTTGATCCATACTGCATATTCCAAGGAGATAAACACTGGCGACTTCTTGCGAGTCATAATGGTTCAGTAAAACAATTCCTCTTGAACAATATAAAATCAATAGAACGGCTGGAAAAGAAATTCAAACCGATATCACAGAAAAAGATTGATGAAATATTTGGTACTTCTTTTAAGTGCTGGCTTGGAAATGAAAGATATACTGTCAGGCTTAAATTTCTTCCGCCATGGCCAGACAGAATGAAACCAAAACAGTTAATGGGAATGGAGAAGATTACAGAAGAAGCAGATGGCTCAATAATTTATGAGACTGTTGTGAACTCATTAAATGAAATTTCGGCTTGGATCGTAAGTAGAGGGGAAGGAGTTGTTGTGCTGGAACCTGAAAGCTTAAAAAATATTGTTATCAATACAGCAAAAGACGTGCTTAAGAATTACTCGAAATAA
- a CDS encoding DUF2779 domain-containing protein, with product MNFSNTQHTHKLSKSTFIRGLQCEKSLYLYKYHYDLMDEVSESQQAIFDRGTDIGVLAQGLFPNGVDCKPPSHLQYQICINNTKEALANGAKIIYEAGFIYDEVMVICDILVKEKGSWHIYEVKSSTSISEVYLDDASVQFYVVKNSLPSLKKISIVYINNQYVRKGVIDIKKLFAIEDVTEFTAEKEYFVIDNIDRLKGILKKRVEPKIDIGPHCNDPYPCPFLGHCWKNIPDYSVFDIANLKSDKKFELYRNGIIKIKDVPNDYPLSSSQRIQVECEISKKTIIDKPAIKDFLSKIKYPVAFMDFETIMPAVPLFDCSRPYQQIPFQYSIHIQFKKNSPLIHKEYLAEADLKIDPRIGFIENLVKDLTGAETIIVYNQSFEITRLTETARDFPEYDQAIQKFIPRILDLMKPFQIKSYYSPEMKGSYSIKKVLPALVPELNYNDLEISEGGIVSREFERLYYEIDQERISRVRKSLLVYCKMDTIAMCKILDKLSDIEKSLI from the coding sequence ATGAACTTTAGCAATACTCAGCATACGCATAAGTTAAGTAAATCAACTTTTATCCGAGGTCTCCAGTGCGAGAAGAGTCTTTACTTATACAAATATCACTATGATTTAATGGATGAAGTCTCTGAATCGCAGCAGGCAATCTTTGATAGAGGAACTGATATTGGTGTCTTGGCTCAAGGATTGTTTCCCAATGGAGTTGATTGCAAACCACCTTCACATCTGCAATATCAGATTTGCATAAATAATACAAAAGAGGCTCTTGCGAATGGAGCGAAGATAATTTATGAAGCCGGTTTTATTTATGACGAGGTTATGGTAATCTGCGACATTCTGGTCAAGGAAAAAGGTTCCTGGCACATATATGAAGTAAAGAGCAGTACTTCGATTTCTGAAGTTTACCTAGATGATGCTTCGGTTCAATTTTATGTTGTTAAGAACTCCTTGCCTAGTTTGAAAAAAATCTCGATTGTGTATATTAATAATCAATATGTAAGAAAAGGCGTAATTGATATTAAAAAACTTTTCGCCATTGAAGATGTAACAGAATTTACAGCTGAGAAAGAATATTTTGTTATAGATAATATCGATCGATTAAAAGGTATTCTTAAAAAAAGAGTTGAACCCAAGATTGATATTGGTCCCCATTGTAACGATCCTTATCCTTGTCCATTTTTAGGACACTGCTGGAAAAATATACCTGATTACTCTGTCTTTGATATCGCAAATCTCAAATCAGATAAAAAATTTGAACTATATAGAAATGGTATTATTAAAATAAAAGATGTTCCCAATGATTATCCTTTAAGTAGTAGCCAAAGAATTCAAGTGGAGTGTGAGATAAGTAAAAAAACAATAATTGATAAACCTGCTATTAAAGATTTTCTCTCCAAAATAAAGTACCCGGTCGCATTCATGGATTTTGAAACAATTATGCCGGCTGTTCCTTTGTTTGATTGCTCAAGACCATATCAGCAGATTCCGTTTCAGTATTCAATTCACATTCAGTTTAAAAAAAATAGCCCGTTAATTCATAAAGAGTACTTAGCAGAAGCTGATCTTAAAATTGATCCTAGAATTGGTTTTATTGAAAATCTAGTTAAAGATCTAACCGGTGCGGAGACAATTATTGTTTACAATCAATCATTCGAAATTACTCGCTTAACAGAAACAGCAAGGGATTTTCCCGAGTATGATCAAGCTATCCAAAAGTTTATTCCTAGAATCCTCGACTTAATGAAACCTTTCCAGATTAAGAGTTATTATAGCCCCGAAATGAAAGGCTCATATTCAATTAAAAAAGTTTTACCTGCACTTGTCCCAGAATTAAATTACAATGATTTGGAGATTAGTGAAGGAGGAATCGTCTCCCGAGAATTCGAAAGGCTGTATTATGAAATTGATCAAGAAAGAATTAGCCGGGTAAGGAAATCGTTGTTAGTATACTGCAAGATGGATACTATTGCAATGTGTAAAATATTAGACAAATTGTCAGATATTGAAAAGTCATTGATTTAA
- a CDS encoding ATP-binding protein codes for MQTEKVVPNIGNFIKSLRDVGYSFEIAVADIIDNCISASASKVKIYTVAEPEIILAILDNGLGMTNTELVEAMRLATKNPEDKREKNDLGRFGIGLKTASFSQCKRLTVISKKENKISAKQWDIDFISKRNEWLLISINNFEYLPLYDELKTQSNGTLVVWENLDRFQKQNYSDNIDRLRKHLALVFHRFLDGSAVFKRLELLINDNPVKPFNPFNSEHPATQCLAEEKIKLFDSEVTVVPFILPHHSKISQQEYEQYSTEEGYTKSQGFYLYRANRLLIYGTWWGMHKAVDAHKLVRVKIDIPNSNDHLWGIDIKKSAAVPVNEIRNDLKRIIKLITEKGSRPFTGRGKKIKDNAVNRFWHLIPFNGDFRFILNLAHPLYDRLISGLSQDNLEKLEIYLKGLQAYLPLEAIQAQLQQNPHQIKQETILTKQDLENLVLKLKSAGFGQDYIESLLKTEIFKNNQELLIDE; via the coding sequence GTGCAGACTGAAAAAGTAGTTCCAAACATTGGTAACTTCATCAAATCTCTTAGAGATGTAGGTTATTCATTTGAGATTGCGGTTGCAGATATTATTGATAATTGTATAAGTGCATCAGCATCAAAAGTTAAAATTTATACTGTTGCTGAACCAGAGATTATTCTTGCAATACTTGATAATGGTTTGGGAATGACAAATACGGAGCTTGTTGAAGCGATGCGATTAGCGACTAAAAACCCTGAAGACAAGAGAGAAAAAAATGATTTAGGAAGATTTGGGATCGGTTTGAAGACTGCATCATTTTCGCAATGTAAAAGACTCACGGTGATATCTAAGAAAGAAAACAAAATATCAGCTAAACAATGGGATATTGATTTCATTTCTAAGAGGAATGAATGGCTTCTAATTTCAATAAATAATTTTGAGTATTTGCCATTGTATGATGAATTGAAAACCCAATCAAATGGAACACTAGTTGTATGGGAGAATTTAGATCGGTTTCAAAAACAGAACTATTCTGATAACATTGATAGATTACGGAAACACTTAGCACTTGTGTTCCACAGATTTTTGGATGGGTCGGCGGTATTTAAAAGGTTAGAGCTTCTAATAAATGATAATCCAGTAAAACCTTTCAATCCTTTTAATAGTGAACATCCAGCGACTCAATGTCTTGCAGAAGAGAAAATCAAGCTATTTGATTCGGAAGTAACTGTTGTCCCTTTTATTCTCCCACATCATTCAAAAATATCGCAACAGGAATATGAACAATATTCAACTGAAGAAGGTTATACAAAGTCTCAAGGATTTTATCTTTATCGGGCAAATCGTTTGCTTATTTATGGAACCTGGTGGGGCATGCATAAAGCTGTTGATGCTCATAAATTAGTCAGAGTAAAGATAGATATACCTAACAGTAATGATCATTTATGGGGAATTGATATTAAAAAATCTGCAGCAGTACCAGTAAATGAAATTAGAAATGATCTGAAAAGAATTATTAAACTGATTACAGAAAAAGGCTCAAGACCTTTTACTGGACGTGGGAAAAAAATAAAAGATAATGCTGTAAATAGATTCTGGCACTTGATTCCTTTTAATGGTGATTTCCGCTTCATATTAAATCTTGCGCATCCTTTATATGACAGGCTGATTTCCGGATTATCTCAGGATAATTTAGAAAAGCTGGAAATATACTTAAAAGGTTTGCAGGCTTATCTTCCACTTGAAGCTATACAGGCTCAGCTTCAGCAGAACCCTCATCAGATAAAGCAGGAAACAATTTTAACCAAGCAGGATCTTGAAAATCTTGTTTTAAAATTAAAATCGGCAGGTTTTGGTCAAGATTACATCGAAAGCCTATTAAAAACAGAAATTTTTAAGAATAATCAGGAGCTCCTAATTGATGAATAG
- a CDS encoding Z1 domain-containing protein: MMNSYQVLKEYVFSKLSKIQQQKGFLESDDILNEIVALKKLISIQSVAQLVFGWNVFLEGEEDWTRIKRELETHFDVKMDFGSLIQGAEQQQRDTTWWTGVQKQRCENYYWERYKKFMYNSFPPEVVKVIDTDTDVVMNNIENPQIETFSRYGMVVGHVQAGKTANYSGLVCKAVDSGYKFIVVIAGGINNLRNQTQERLIESFVGINKGRQVGAGVGNSSRERLPISLTTVERDFNKSDADRNSQGLNFDNINVPILLVIKKNTKTLGNVISWLENQYSNRINHAMLLIDDESDYASINTREEDDPSIINRKIRILLNLFNKSAYVAYTATPYANIFIDHEAGTGDIGRDLFPKDFIYALDAPSNYFGARKIFLDNESRHLVAIEDHLDNIPSNHKKDFQLQSLPGSLYDAVRLFILNVGIRALRGQQNKHNSMLIHITRFTSVHIKTAMHVESYLSRIKKNIIAYGKLQNSEKHSRHIVDLKNTLETHHPDIEFSWTEIINSICLLADTLVVREVHQSSKIPLEYRKDVPTNAIVIGGTSLSRGFTLEGLNVSYFLRNTVFYDTLMQMGRWFGYRDGYEDLCRVYLPPTMIDNFGYIIDATEDLIKDFKIMAEAKRTPNDFGLAVKQHPDSILQVTARNKQKNVQTFVFSMKLDGKAKETSWLPEGIESREANIQAIKNVVTELGVNKGSDIEKSILWRRVDKNIILKFLDSFQLFQNDRLGITAKMPIEFVKKYAQKRDAEWDVALFSGSGDEFNEIPGIRIKKEQRQLECRAGYYEIKNRQVSSGNSESIALDPELRKKLGSNRNEIRKELKNPLLMLHVLETEPDKNLAAFGVSFPGNVLSEDETINLTINTVYYQNLLVEDEDSDD, translated from the coding sequence TTGATGAATAGCTATCAGGTTTTAAAGGAGTATGTATTTAGCAAGTTGTCAAAAATACAGCAGCAAAAAGGTTTTTTAGAATCAGATGATATTTTAAATGAAATTGTTGCTCTGAAAAAACTTATAAGTATTCAATCCGTCGCTCAGCTGGTTTTCGGCTGGAATGTCTTTTTGGAGGGCGAAGAAGATTGGACTCGAATTAAAAGAGAACTGGAAACTCATTTTGATGTGAAAATGGATTTTGGAAGTTTGATACAAGGTGCGGAGCAACAGCAAAGAGATACAACTTGGTGGACTGGTGTACAGAAGCAGAGGTGTGAGAACTATTATTGGGAACGATATAAAAAATTTATGTATAATTCATTTCCACCCGAAGTTGTTAAAGTAATTGATACAGATACTGATGTAGTTATGAATAATATTGAAAACCCGCAAATAGAAACTTTTTCTCGATATGGAATGGTTGTCGGACATGTGCAGGCGGGTAAAACAGCAAATTATTCAGGGCTGGTTTGTAAAGCGGTCGATTCAGGATACAAATTTATAGTTGTAATTGCAGGCGGCATTAATAATCTTAGAAATCAGACTCAGGAGAGACTCATAGAATCTTTTGTAGGGATTAATAAGGGCCGGCAGGTTGGAGCAGGAGTAGGTAATTCTAGCAGGGAAAGACTCCCAATAAGTCTGACAACAGTGGAAAGAGATTTCAACAAAAGTGATGCTGACAGGAATTCTCAAGGCTTGAACTTTGACAATATAAATGTCCCGATTTTGCTCGTTATTAAAAAGAATACAAAAACGCTCGGAAATGTTATTTCTTGGCTTGAAAATCAGTATAGTAACAGAATTAATCATGCTATGCTTTTGATTGATGATGAATCAGATTATGCTTCTATCAATACAAGAGAAGAGGATGATCCATCTATTATAAATAGAAAAATAAGAATACTCTTAAACTTATTTAATAAAAGTGCATATGTAGCTTACACAGCAACTCCCTATGCCAATATATTTATAGATCATGAAGCAGGAACTGGCGATATCGGAAGAGATCTTTTCCCCAAAGATTTTATTTACGCATTAGATGCTCCGTCTAATTATTTCGGGGCCCGGAAAATATTTTTAGACAATGAAAGCCGGCATCTTGTTGCTATTGAAGACCATCTAGATAATATCCCTAGCAATCATAAAAAGGATTTTCAACTGCAATCGCTTCCTGGAAGTTTATATGATGCAGTAAGATTATTCATTTTAAACGTGGGAATCCGGGCACTGAGAGGACAGCAAAACAAGCATAATAGCATGCTGATCCATATCACACGTTTCACAAGTGTGCATATAAAGACAGCAATGCATGTAGAGTCTTACTTGTCGCGGATCAAAAAAAATATAATAGCTTATGGAAAACTCCAAAATTCAGAAAAACATAGCCGACATATTGTTGATTTAAAAAACACACTTGAAACCCATCACCCGGATATTGAATTCTCGTGGACTGAAATCATCAATAGTATATGCTTGTTGGCAGACACACTTGTTGTTAGAGAAGTACACCAAAGTTCTAAAATACCTCTTGAATACAGAAAAGATGTACCTACTAATGCAATTGTTATTGGGGGTACAAGCCTATCAAGAGGTTTTACACTTGAAGGCCTAAATGTAAGTTACTTTCTACGTAATACAGTTTTTTACGATACTCTTATGCAGATGGGGCGTTGGTTTGGTTATAGAGATGGATATGAAGATTTATGCCGAGTCTATTTACCTCCAACAATGATTGATAATTTTGGTTATATCATTGATGCAACGGAAGATTTGATTAAAGACTTTAAGATCATGGCTGAAGCTAAACGAACACCGAATGATTTCGGGTTAGCTGTTAAACAGCATCCAGATAGTATTTTGCAGGTTACTGCTAGAAATAAGCAAAAAAATGTGCAGACATTTGTATTTAGTATGAAACTTGACGGGAAAGCTAAAGAGACCAGCTGGCTTCCTGAAGGTATAGAAAGCAGAGAAGCGAATATTCAGGCAATCAAGAATGTTGTGACAGAATTAGGCGTAAATAAAGGAAGTGATATTGAGAAGAGTATCCTGTGGCGTAGAGTTGATAAAAATATTATTCTTAAATTTTTAGATAGCTTTCAGTTATTTCAAAATGATCGGCTGGGGATTACGGCAAAAATGCCAATCGAATTCGTAAAAAAATATGCGCAAAAGAGAGACGCAGAATGGGATGTCGCTTTATTTAGCGGATCTGGGGATGAATTTAATGAAATACCCGGTATAAGAATAAAGAAGGAGCAGAGACAGTTAGAGTGTCGTGCTGGATATTATGAAATTAAAAACAGGCAGGTGTCTTCAGGAAATTCTGAATCGATTGCTCTTGACCCTGAATTGCGCAAAAAATTAGGAAGCAATAGAAATGAAATCAGAAAGGAATTAAAAAACCCTCTATTAATGTTGCATGTACTTGAGACGGAACCAGATAAAAATTTGGCGGCATTCGGGGTCAGTTTTCCAGGAAATGTTTTAAGTGAAGATGAAACAATTAATCTTACAATAAATACAGTTTATTATCAAAATTTACTTGTTGAAGACGAGGATTCAGATGACTGA
- a CDS encoding PD-(D/E)XK motif protein: protein MTDKTRNPWENMTDSTRRRVDSETKHNIFWITDMYGKYGFCLYTDKLFSNSTALGTLKGINIIKKNSTNRGELFLILNRKEDWQIFNTLCEDLIAVAHRFENDEKMISAVEVRLQRWQELLKKNREKELTVELQMGLFTELLTLRDIVAKKYGMKNAVLSWVGPEGDKQDFLLEDAAIEVKSHRTSKGPIAHISSPNQLSCEKIPLYLISYGLTQVENGLTVEDIATSIRLNLEEDAIESVELFEAKLSDYGYTPEFINEPLSRFLVDFRRIYTVTPDFPKIPLDLIKSQIVTLKYSIDLSKCSEYEVEVSNIFS, encoded by the coding sequence ATGACTGATAAAACAAGAAATCCATGGGAAAATATGACCGATTCTACAAGGAGAAGGGTGGATTCTGAAACTAAACACAATATCTTCTGGATAACGGATATGTATGGCAAATATGGATTTTGCCTTTATACAGACAAATTGTTTTCTAATTCTACTGCTTTGGGAACCCTGAAAGGGATTAATATTATTAAAAAGAATTCGACTAATCGAGGTGAATTATTCTTAATTCTCAATAGGAAAGAGGATTGGCAGATCTTTAATACACTTTGCGAGGATCTTATTGCGGTTGCACATAGATTTGAAAATGATGAAAAAATGATAAGCGCAGTAGAAGTAAGACTGCAGCGCTGGCAGGAATTATTGAAGAAAAATCGTGAAAAAGAGCTGACTGTTGAATTACAGATGGGGTTATTCACTGAACTTTTAACGCTAAGAGATATTGTCGCAAAAAAATACGGTATGAAGAATGCCGTCCTGTCTTGGGTTGGTCCTGAGGGTGATAAACAAGATTTCTTACTGGAAGATGCTGCTATTGAAGTAAAATCTCACCGGACTTCAAAAGGCCCAATAGCCCATATCTCATCCCCTAATCAATTAAGTTGCGAGAAGATCCCGCTTTATCTGATTTCGTATGGACTGACTCAAGTTGAAAATGGATTAACGGTTGAGGATATTGCTACAAGTATACGGCTGAACTTAGAAGAAGATGCTATTGAATCAGTGGAACTGTTTGAAGCAAAGTTGTCTGATTATGGATATACGCCTGAATTTATCAATGAACCGCTGAGCAGATTTCTTGTGGATTTCAGAAGAATTTATACTGTAACACCCGATTTCCCGAAAATTCCGCTAGATCTTATTAAGAGCCAAATCGTAACATTAAAATATTCAATAGATTTATCAAAATGCAGTGAATATGAAGTTGAAGTAAGCAATATTTTTTCATAA
- a CDS encoding AIPR family protein, with translation MKPQSFFENVCEELTNIGDLTNNYTSAEYTKRGMEVYGYDYDEERGVLSLLVHQFFQEDEIQTLTQSIITSKYNRLKSFLGKCFKGIYDEMEETSEAYSMAYHIYRYYEQGKINKIRLIILTDGKATRNLSELASEIIGGIKAEHLVVDIEYIYKIYLSQHIDGDFYVDVDLPFLEADTGMDEYQSYLVVIPGDFLYEIYDKYGQKLLEQNVRTFLQFKGNVNKGIRNTIEYKPEMFFAYNNGITAVGSEVQISQGKIKRIKNFQIVNGGQTTSAIYAAKKTSKLDISKVAVQMKLSVVKVRETQSNFVSKVSEYANTQNKVNKSDFFSNSSFHKDMKNYSTRIWVSAVGGSQKRTHWFYERVRGEYLNEQAYLTVAQKRQFQIENPKNQVIDKTFLSKSEIAWLQCPHVVSKGAQYSFVAFAEGITNKLEQDNQAITENYFKEAVVHVILFRATEKIVSMSDWYDGGYRAQTVAYTVSYLSFIIQKMRRHLNFNIIWEAQELPNQLCNLIKVISANVYLKLTNPISGYANIAQWAKTAKCWEDIKSMELQLTIDRSLLMDKEDKKYVERDDRENKKIDSGIETQIKVINTSRNTWKSIYDYYLKYEKDHNLSSMQMDILKKMSQGLLSLPSEKQSAVLYKLLEAAKTEGVDL, from the coding sequence ATGAAGCCACAGTCATTTTTTGAAAATGTCTGTGAAGAACTTACAAATATCGGAGATCTTACAAATAATTATACTTCTGCTGAATATACTAAACGTGGTATGGAAGTTTATGGATATGACTATGATGAGGAACGTGGTGTATTGTCTCTTTTAGTTCATCAGTTCTTCCAAGAAGATGAGATACAAACATTAACACAGAGTATTATTACGTCAAAATATAATCGTCTAAAATCTTTTCTGGGAAAATGTTTCAAAGGAATATATGATGAAATGGAGGAAACATCTGAGGCATATTCGATGGCTTATCATATATACCGTTATTATGAACAAGGGAAAATAAATAAGATAAGACTGATAATACTAACTGATGGAAAAGCTACACGAAATTTGTCAGAACTTGCCTCTGAAATCATTGGAGGAATTAAGGCAGAGCATCTAGTAGTGGATATTGAATATATTTATAAAATTTATTTATCTCAGCATATAGATGGTGACTTCTATGTGGATGTTGACCTGCCGTTTTTGGAAGCTGATACAGGCATGGACGAATATCAATCATATCTTGTCGTCATTCCAGGTGATTTTTTATACGAAATATATGACAAATATGGCCAGAAGCTTTTAGAACAAAATGTCAGGACATTTTTACAGTTTAAGGGAAACGTCAATAAAGGAATAAGGAACACGATTGAATATAAACCGGAGATGTTTTTTGCTTACAATAACGGTATTACTGCAGTAGGTTCTGAAGTTCAGATAAGTCAAGGTAAAATAAAAAGAATTAAAAATTTCCAAATCGTAAATGGCGGTCAGACGACTTCCGCTATTTATGCGGCAAAAAAAACATCAAAATTAGATATATCAAAAGTTGCAGTTCAGATGAAGTTATCGGTTGTAAAGGTAAGAGAAACTCAAAGTAATTTTGTCTCCAAAGTATCAGAATACGCCAATACTCAAAACAAGGTAAATAAATCTGATTTTTTCTCAAATAGTTCATTTCATAAAGATATGAAAAATTATTCAACTAGGATTTGGGTTTCAGCGGTCGGAGGCTCCCAGAAGAGGACTCATTGGTTTTATGAAAGAGTAAGGGGCGAGTATTTAAATGAACAAGCCTATCTGACGGTTGCTCAAAAAAGACAGTTCCAGATAGAAAATCCTAAGAATCAAGTGATTGATAAAACATTCCTTTCAAAAAGCGAAATCGCGTGGCTACAGTGTCCCCATGTCGTGTCAAAGGGAGCTCAATATAGTTTTGTAGCGTTCGCCGAAGGTATTACAAACAAATTAGAGCAGGATAATCAAGCTATTACAGAGAATTATTTTAAGGAAGCTGTAGTTCATGTTATACTGTTTAGAGCTACAGAGAAAATTGTTTCAATGTCTGATTGGTATGATGGGGGATATCGTGCACAAACCGTCGCATACACTGTTTCCTATTTATCTTTCATTATACAAAAAATGAGGAGACACTTAAACTTTAATATTATTTGGGAAGCACAAGAATTACCAAATCAGTTATGTAATTTGATCAAGGTTATATCGGCAAACGTTTATTTGAAACTTACTAATCCAATTTCTGGATACGCAAATATTGCCCAATGGGCCAAAACTGCTAAGTGTTGGGAAGATATAAAAAGTATGGAATTGCAGCTAACCATAGACCGAAGTTTATTAATGGATAAGGAGGATAAAAAATATGTTGAAAGGGATGACAGGGAAAACAAAAAAATAGATTCTGGAATTGAAACCCAGATAAAAGTTATCAATACTTCCCGAAATACATGGAAAAGCATATATGATTACTATCTTAAGTATGAAAAAGACCATAATCTGTCCTCCATGCAAATGGACATCCTCAAAAAAATGTCCCAAGGCCTATTGAGCTTACCTTCAGAGAAACAATCAGCCGTATTATATAAGCTGTTAGAAGCTGCAAAAACTGAAGGAGTTGATCTTTAA
- the vsr gene encoding DNA mismatch endonuclease Vsr has product MDTISKEKRSHNMAAIKAKNTKPEIIVRKYLHAQGFRFRIHRNDLPGKPDIVLSKYKVIIFVHGCFWHQHKGCKRSNIPKSNNIYWVPKLVNNVYRDKENIKLLKKNGWEIIVIWECEIKKNRMEAKLRKITNER; this is encoded by the coding sequence ATGGATACTATATCAAAAGAAAAACGCAGCCACAACATGGCTGCGATAAAAGCGAAGAATACAAAGCCTGAAATTATTGTGCGGAAATATCTACACGCTCAGGGTTTTAGATTCAGAATTCATAGGAATGATTTGCCGGGAAAACCTGATATTGTCCTTTCAAAATATAAAGTAATTATATTTGTACATGGCTGTTTCTGGCATCAGCATAAAGGATGCAAAAGATCAAACATTCCTAAATCAAATAATATTTACTGGGTTCCAAAACTTGTGAATAATGTTTATCGGGACAAAGAAAATATAAAATTACTTAAAAAAAACGGCTGGGAAATTATTGTTATTTGGGAATGTGAAATTAAAAAAAATAGGATGGAAGCAAAGCTGAGGAAAATTACGAATGAAAGATAA
- the dcm gene encoding DNA (cytosine-5-)-methyltransferase, whose translation MKDKFTVGSLFAGIGGICLAFKQAGAQISWANEYDSKACATYRENFPDTNLFEEDVVNLHSKKLKKIDIITAGFPCQAFSIAGYREGFKDKKGRGNLFFDVAKLIEKLKPKAYFLENVKNLAGHDSGRTLKIIRDTLKKDLKYSFIPFILNSKDYGNIPQTRERIYIVGFRNESEYEIDDLNRDYDNNKICTWNFQIPDPIKLTKKIHDLIQHDSVPENFYYQEKHIYYNQLKREINNKNTVYQWRRVYVRENKNNICPTLTANMGTGGHNVPLIIDNFGIRKLTPKECLNFQGFPEDYNFPEDLALSHCYKQAGNSVVVPVVKRIADEIIRVFKAKYFL comes from the coding sequence ATGAAAGATAAATTTACTGTTGGAAGTCTTTTCGCAGGAATCGGCGGAATATGTCTAGCTTTTAAGCAGGCAGGGGCACAGATTAGCTGGGCGAACGAGTATGATTCCAAGGCTTGTGCAACATATAGGGAAAATTTTCCAGATACAAATCTCTTTGAAGAGGATGTAGTCAATCTGCATTCAAAGAAACTTAAAAAAATTGATATTATTACTGCAGGTTTTCCTTGTCAGGCTTTTTCTATTGCTGGTTATAGGGAAGGATTTAAAGACAAAAAAGGCCGGGGAAATCTTTTTTTTGACGTTGCAAAACTTATCGAGAAGTTAAAACCCAAAGCATATTTTTTGGAAAATGTAAAAAATTTAGCAGGCCACGATTCTGGGCGCACACTAAAAATAATACGAGACACACTTAAAAAAGATCTAAAGTATTCCTTTATTCCATTCATATTAAATTCAAAAGATTACGGAAATATTCCGCAAACAAGAGAACGAATATATATAGTCGGTTTTAGAAATGAATCAGAATATGAGATTGATGATCTAAATAGAGACTATGATAACAACAAGATTTGCACTTGGAATTTTCAAATACCTGATCCTATAAAACTTACAAAAAAGATTCATGATTTAATTCAGCATGATTCCGTTCCGGAGAACTTTTATTATCAAGAAAAACATATTTATTATAATCAGCTCAAACGTGAAATAAATAATAAAAATACTGTTTATCAGTGGAGAAGGGTATATGTAAGAGAGAATAAAAACAATATTTGTCCTACACTTACTGCTAACATGGGGACTGGCGGACACAATGTCCCTTTAATTATAGACAACTTTGGAATTCGAAAGCTAACTCCTAAAGAATGTCTAAATTTTCAAGGATTTCCTGAAGATTATAACTTCCCCGAAGATCTTGCACTTTCACATTGTTATAAACAAGCTGGTAATTCAGTGGTTGTACCTGTTGTAAAAAGAATTGCGGATGAAATTATTAGAGTATTTAAAGCAAAGTATTTTTTATAA